Below is a genomic region from Aminiphilus circumscriptus DSM 16581.
TGCATGGCGCAGAAACGCATTTTCCACGGAGTGGCCGCCTCGACGAGGTCCTCGGACGTGAGTTCGAAGCTGAGACGGCAACACTCGCTCAGTTTCGCCACGCCCCCCCGGTCGAAGACGAAGTAGGTGTTGCCCTTCTCCGACGCGACGAGACAGGCCAGGTGGAGCATCTCCTCCCATCCGGGCTCCCGGAAGAAGGCGTCGGTGACGTGAAAGAGGGGTTTGGGGAAGAAGAAGGGCTGCCCTCGACTGTCGCCCTCCAGATAGACCGAAAAGAGCGCGCGGAGAAAGCGTTTGGAGAGGTCCGCGTACTCCCCATAGGTTTTTCCCGTGGGAACACCTCCGGGGCCGATGGCGGCGACGTTCCGGAAATGCTCGGGAATTTCGTAGTAGAGGTTGATGTCGGTGAAGGCGACCTGTCCTCCCCGCCCTCCCGCAAGCTGATTGAACTCGAAAATGAGCATCTGAGCCAACTGCTTTATTTTCGCGTCGTCGCATTTCTCCAGATATGGAGCGAAGAAAACGTTCACCGCATCCCAACCGATGGCCCCGGCAAAGTTGTTCTGCAGCACCGATGTCATCTTGAGGAGATGGGCGAGCAATACCTCGGGATGTTTCGCCGGACCGGAGACACTCGTGATGGAAGGAAGGTCCAGTCCGTATTTCGCCACGTAGGCGAGACTCTGACCAGAGCAATAGGGTCTGTTCACCATGCCCAGGTCGTGAAGATGCATGTCCCCTGCGAGGTGGGCCGCCGCCACGTCGGACGAAAAGACTTTGGACAGCGCGTACTCCTTGAGAACCATTTCGGCGATGGTGAGGTTGATGGACTCGGGATTGTGGGTCGTGTTGCTGTTCTCCCTGTTGGGAGAAAGCATCATGGTCTCCAGATCGTAGAGAGGAAGGCCGATTCGGCTGTGGTCCCGCAGCTTCGCCCCGAGCCCGCGTTGGAACAGCTTGACGTTCACCATCTCCCGAATGATCGTGGTGGTGACGCGATCACGCCCCCACCGCTGGAGGTCTTCCTCCACCTCGAGGGCAATCTCCCCCGCCATTCCGGGCTCGACTCCGGCCTCCACCACGAGAGCCTGCTGTATGCGCCCGGCGTTCCAAGGAGATCGTTCCTCCTGAGCCAACGCATCCACCATGAGCGCAAGATCGGTGGCCTCCGTAAAAAGGGGTATCTGTCTCCGCTTCGGCGTCTCCGCCTCAATCAGTTTTTCCAAGGGGCTCACGATCGCATCATCTCTTCTCGTCGAGTTTTTTCACAAAATCGGCAAAGGCCGAGACGTCGGCGAATTCCCGATAGACCGAGGCAAACCGGACATAGGCCACCTTGTCCAGGCAGCGCAACTCTTCCATGGCAAGCTCTCCCACGAGCGTACTCGGGATCTCCCCCTGCCCGCGATTTTTCATCGCACGTTCGATACGCGCCGCGATATCCTGGAGTCCCTCCAAGGAAACGGGGCGCTTCTCACAGGCCTTGACAAGTCCTCTCAAAAGTTTCTGACGATCGAACGCTTCCCGCCGCCCGTCCTTCTTGACCACGAGAACAAGGCGGGATTCCTCCACGCGTTCGTAGGTGGTGAAACGATTTCCGCAGAAGGGGCATTCCCTTCGACGCCGAATGACCCGCCCCTCCTCGGTGGTGCGGGTCTCGATGACACGCGTCTCCGAAGCGTCGCAACGCACACAATGCATGCGCGCACCTCCATATAGTGTCGTTGACGGTAATTATACATTACATGTGGTGTTTTGCGAAGCTGAAAAGATGAGCCATTCTTCCCTTTGACATGAGGATATTCCGGGTCTTCGGACTCAACACGAGAGGGAAACGGGGAAAAAGAAACGAGGACGGATTCGCGATCCGTCCTCATTCACTCGTCGTACAAAGGTGTCATCGAAAGAACACGGGGGAAACTGCCCCGAAAACGCTACGCCTTGGGGCTCTTGCGCGTCGCCGCAGCGCGTTTGCGCTTCTTGATCTCGCTCGGCTTCTCATAATGTTCATGCTTACGGGCTTCACGAAGGACTCCGACTTTCTGCACCTCGCGCTTGAAGCGCCTCAGTGCATCATCAATGGATTCGTTTTCCCGACGAACAACATGTGCTGCCATTCCCGTTCCCCCCCTTCTCCACCGCCACCAACACTCAACCCGGAGGCCAGGAAAAACGACGCCCCGATAAAAGATGAACGTGAAGGTGGGGAATGGTCTGGCACGCCTCTTCGCCGCAATTGACGACGAGACGGTACCCCCTTTCCTCGAATCCGACCGCCCGCGCCGTCTCCACAACGGCACACATGAGATGCCCCCACATTTCAGGGTCGTCACACTGCGCAGCGGAAGGAACGTGTTTTCTGGGAACCACGAGAACATGCCCGGGAGCGACAGGGTTGATGTCCCGAAAGGAAACGGTCCACTCGTCCTGGCGAATCACCTGCGCCGCAACCGCTCCTCGACAGATGCCGCAGAAGAGGCACATCTCGTTCATTTTTTTTCCCCTCTCCTTCTGTAGCCCGTCCATTCTAACGGCAGAAAGCCCGCTCGACAAGAGCTTTTGCCCAGACCCGAACGGACGATGAGGGATGTTCTCTGAGCAAGCGTCGAAGCGCCGTCAGCACAAGAGGCGAAAGGGGACGTTCCGTACCGCTTCCGTTCTCTCCGGAACGCTTGAGAAGACGCAGAAGCGGCACGAGTACCTGTTCCTCGGAACGCCGGAGAAGCCTGAGCACCAAGCCTTCATCGAGGAGACAGGCGGTTTCCCGGGACCACACGACAAGAGCCTCTCCCACAACCATGGAAGAAGCGTGCGACAGAAAGGTACACAGAAACTCATTCCGCTCCGGCAGAACGTGCAGCCACTTGAGTGTATAAAGAGCCTGGCTCTCTCCGAGAGAGCGCGCCCTGGCCGACAGGACTGAAGCGAAACGCCTTCCCGGAGATGATTCGGGAGGAATTGCGTCGAGCAGGCGTCGTAGCTCCTCGTCCGAAAGAGTCGCGTCCGCGAGGAGCGCCTCGAAGGCTTCACAGACTCCCTTCGTCGCGATTTCCGGAAGAAGTGCGTCCACCGCAAGAGCCCGGACAAGAGGGTGGCGGCTCCGAAGCCGTTCCAAGTGAAGCGCGAGAACCGCGCCTTCCTCTTCCTCGTGCCTGGCGGCGCAAAACTCGCGCACCCGCTCCTCCGCCTCGGCGATGATTCCTGAGATCCGTCGTTCTCGCTGCTTCTCCCGGCGTTCCTCCCGCCGCAGCCGCTCCTGTTCTTCCGCGACGCGTTCCTCGGCTCGCTTTTTTCTGCTCTTTCGCCAGCTCTCCCAAGATTCCGCAGCCCTGGCCCAAAAAGAGGAATTTCCGGGATGGTTCTGGGTGGATGACCTTCCTTGGCCCGCTCCGTAGGTTCCCCCGGATCGTCGTCCTCCGCCTTGGGGGACAGCCGCTCCGTCGCGAGAGGCAATCTGCGTTTTCAACGTCATATAGGCGGAGGTGATCTCCTGAAAACGACGGGCGCTTTGAGGCCCCGCGACGTCGGGATGACAGGAACGGGCAAGATGCCGGAAAGCGGACTTCACCTCATCCCAGGAAGCATCCGGACGGAGCCCGAGCTTACGGAAGCTCGCGTGCAGTTCCACTCCGGAGTTCATTCGTGCACCACCTTTTCCAGATCCTCAACCATATGTCGTAAAATGAGCAGGGCATCTTCGGAAATTGCTCTCTCGTTCTTGAGAATCCGAACTTTGCCGAGAAGCACGGAGATCCGCCCCTGCTGCTCGGGGGAAAGCGCCAGGGAAAGACGCGCCAAGCGCCTTTCCAACGCAGGCAGATCCTCCCGGCAACGCGCATCCGCCGCCGCTCCTCCGGTGATGTCGAGCACCTCCGAGGTAATGATCCCCCCGCCCCGGCGAAAGACCTCCACCCGGAGGACACCTCCGGAGTCCACCAGGAAGTGCACTTCCACTTCCGCGCCCTTGACGTCCGCATCGACGTGCACGCTTCCGAGAAATCTGCGGGACCTTCCGCGCCGCTCCGTCTGTACCACCGAGACGGTGAATCCTCCCGATCCAATGGTCGCGAATCGTCTCGATGCGGACGCCGGAAGAGGCATTCCCTGTTCGAGGAGAACCACCACGCTTCCATCGGCAACTTCGACGCCGAGGTTGCCCGAGAGCACGTCGATGAGAAGGCGTTCTCCGCTCTGATAGGCACACAAAGCAGCGCCGATGGCCACGGCTTCGTCGGGACACATGCGGAGATGATCCGGTTCGGCGACACCGGCGGCAAGGGCACGGCGCAAAAGGGGAATCCGACTGCTCCCTCCCACGAGAAGCAATTTTTCCGGAGCATGACGCCGCCAAAGCTTCCGAACGAGCCCCACCACCTCCGCGATGGGAGGCTGTATAAGCGCTTCGAGCTGCTCCCGATCCACTTCACGGCAGACAGACTCTCCGGGGAAAAGCCCTCCCGGAGGATACCAGACAGCACGAAACGCATCGGAGAGAGTGATCTTCATCTGTTCCGCCTCGGCGAGAAGAACCGCCCAGCGGGGATCATCCCTGTCGGGTTTCTCCCCGGAGACGGAACTCCAGAGCCATTCGGCGAGGAGCACGTCGAGATCGGCGCCACCGAGGTCCCCACGACCGATGGAATCGATGACCTGCCACACCTGTCCTTCCCGCTCCACAACAGTGACATCCACCGTGCCCGCACCAAAATCGAGCACGAGAAAACGGCCATCACCTCCAACGGCGAGAGCTGCGGCGGTGGGTTCGTTGACGATCTTCACCTCGGTAAATCCGGAGGTTTTGGCGACGCGCATCATGGCCGCCCTCTCGGGAAAGCTGAAATGCGCCGGAACGGCAAGGACACAGGACGTGACATACTCGCAGAGAAACGCCTCGGCATCCTCCCGGAGAAGCGTGAGAAGAGGCACCAAGAGTTCTTCCGCGCCGTACTCCTTGCGTCCGAGACGAACCCGCCACGTGGAGTCTCCCACGTGACGCTTCACGTTCCACCAGGCTTTCCTCGGCTCCCGGAGCGCAATCCTCGCGGCATCCTCGCCGGCGATCCAGCCCTGTGGGTCCGTCCGAGCCACGTAGGAGGGCGTACGAACATTGCCCCACCGGTTCGGGACGAGCACGGGCGCATTCGGTCTTTCGGGACGCGCCACCGCCGAAAGCGCGTATCGGGTTCCAAGGTCAATGCCCAGAATCGGCGAACTCATGGGATCTCGCCTCCTCATTCGCCCCGTCTCGAAGGAAAACCACATTCCAAAACATCATTGTGAAGCAAATCCGCACGGATGGCAATCTCCGAGCCGGGAAGCACGCCGGAAGGACACGAGGCGGCAAGAAAGTGTTCCGTAAGGCCCGAGGCGCGAAGGCCATCGTCGTCCTCCACGAGAATCCGAACATTTCTCCCCACCCATTTCGCCATGGTACGCCGCAAAAGCTCTTTTCCCAACGCGAGTGTCTCCTCGCACCGTTCTCTCAGGACTGTCGGGGGAACTCTTCCGGGAAAGCGAGCCGCAGCGGTCCCCTCCCGGGGCGAAAAGGGAAACACATGCAGGCGGCCAAAGCGCATCTCCTCGAGAAAGCTCAGGGTTCTTCGAAACGCACCTTCGTCCTCTCCGGGAAATCCCACGAGGACATCCGTGCTGATGTGTACATCCTCTCCGAGGATGCGACGGATTCTTTCGACGATCCTGGCGAAGTTCTCCGGTGAGTATCCCCTCGCCATGCGCCACAGCACCTCCGCATCCCCACTCTGAAGCGGTATGTGCAGGTGAGGACAGAACGCAGGAATGTCCGCAAGCATTCGAAGCAATTCTTCGCTCGCGGAGAACGGTTCCAGGGAGCCGAAACGAATCCTCGAAATCCCCGTAATCCGGGCGAGCCTCCGTACCAGACCTCCCAATGCGAAAAGATCGGCGACGTCTCCGGAAGCACCGTATCGCCCGAGATGAACGCCAGTGAGGACAACCTCACGACATCCCGCTTCCGCAACGCTCGAGACCTCGCTCACGATGTCCGCCTCGGGGCGGCTTACCGGCTTGCCTCTCACGAAGGGAACGATACAGTAGCTGCAGAAATGATCGCATCCGTCCTGAATCTTGACGAATGCTCTGGTGTGGGCAGTGGGGGCGGGAAGAAACAGGGAGTCCCAGGACTCGTCGGAACGAAGGTCGTCCACAAAAATCCGCGGCCATGCGGCAGCCACGACATGCTTTCCTCTACGCCGTCGGGCCAGTTCCTCTTCCACCAGGTCCGGAACGAGGTGCTTGCGCCGGTTTCCGACAAGGAGATCCGCTCCAAGTGCCTTCGCTCCTGCCGCGTCGCCCAGGCGCTGGGCCAAACATCCGCAGAGAACGAGACAGGCTTCGGGATTCTCCCGGCGGAGACGCCGGAGAAGCTGCTTCACCTTTCTATCC
It encodes:
- the nrdD gene encoding anaerobic ribonucleoside-triphosphate reductase, yielding MEKLIEAETPKRRQIPLFTEATDLALMVDALAQEERSPWNAGRIQQALVVEAGVEPGMAGEIALEVEEDLQRWGRDRVTTTIIREMVNVKLFQRGLGAKLRDHSRIGLPLYDLETMMLSPNRENSNTTHNPESINLTIAEMVLKEYALSKVFSSDVAAAHLAGDMHLHDLGMVNRPYCSGQSLAYVAKYGLDLPSITSVSGPAKHPEVLLAHLLKMTSVLQNNFAGAIGWDAVNVFFAPYLEKCDDAKIKQLAQMLIFEFNQLAGGRGGQVAFTDINLYYEIPEHFRNVAAIGPGGVPTGKTYGEYADLSKRFLRALFSVYLEGDSRGQPFFFPKPLFHVTDAFFREPGWEEMLHLACLVASEKGNTYFVFDRGGVAKLSECCRLSFELTSEDLVEAATPWKMRFCAMQNVTINLPRLAYRSGGDATLLFGLLDEVMELAGKAHLQKRRFIEEILALGAKGPLAVLCVDHDGEAYLRLRKSAFLVGILGVNEMVRFLTGKELHEASEAMELGLAVVRYMQLKCDQLAERYGLKIVLEQTPAESTAHRMARLDLRDFAELAAGTVRGNPAKGDVYYTNSTHFPYELPMDPITRVLEEGRFHPMINAGAITHVWMGEHRPDPGALASFVRKTFDGTESAQLAFSPEFTVCNDCGRVVRGLKECCSSCGSSSVDGITRITGYFTRTSSWNAGKRAELRDRRRTPVGA
- the nrdR gene encoding transcriptional regulator NrdR, with translation MHCVRCDASETRVIETRTTEEGRVIRRRRECPFCGNRFTTYERVEESRLVLVVKKDGRREAFDRQKLLRGLVKACEKRPVSLEGLQDIAARIERAMKNRGQGEIPSTLVGELAMEELRCLDKVAYVRFASVYREFADVSAFADFVKKLDEKR
- the rpsU gene encoding 30S ribosomal protein S21; translation: MAAHVVRRENESIDDALRRFKREVQKVGVLREARKHEHYEKPSEIKKRKRAAATRKSPKA
- a CDS encoding histidine triad nucleotide-binding protein, translated to MNEMCLFCGICRGAVAAQVIRQDEWTVSFRDINPVAPGHVLVVPRKHVPSAAQCDDPEMWGHLMCAVVETARAVGFEERGYRLVVNCGEEACQTIPHLHVHLLSGRRFSWPPG
- a CDS encoding DnaJ domain-containing protein, translated to MNSGVELHASFRKLGLRPDASWDEVKSAFRHLARSCHPDVAGPQSARRFQEITSAYMTLKTQIASRDGAAVPQGGGRRSGGTYGAGQGRSSTQNHPGNSSFWARAAESWESWRKSRKKRAEERVAEEQERLRREERREKQRERRISGIIAEAEERVREFCAARHEEEEGAVLALHLERLRSRHPLVRALAVDALLPEIATKGVCEAFEALLADATLSDEELRRLLDAIPPESSPGRRFASVLSARARSLGESQALYTLKWLHVLPERNEFLCTFLSHASSMVVGEALVVWSRETACLLDEGLVLRLLRRSEEQVLVPLLRLLKRSGENGSGTERPLSPLVLTALRRLLREHPSSSVRVWAKALVERAFCR
- a CDS encoding Hsp70 family protein, yielding MSSPILGIDLGTRYALSAVARPERPNAPVLVPNRWGNVRTPSYVARTDPQGWIAGEDAARIALREPRKAWWNVKRHVGDSTWRVRLGRKEYGAEELLVPLLTLLREDAEAFLCEYVTSCVLAVPAHFSFPERAAMMRVAKTSGFTEVKIVNEPTAAALAVGGDGRFLVLDFGAGTVDVTVVEREGQVWQVIDSIGRGDLGGADLDVLLAEWLWSSVSGEKPDRDDPRWAVLLAEAEQMKITLSDAFRAVWYPPGGLFPGESVCREVDREQLEALIQPPIAEVVGLVRKLWRRHAPEKLLLVGGSSRIPLLRRALAAGVAEPDHLRMCPDEAVAIGAALCAYQSGERLLIDVLSGNLGVEVADGSVVVLLEQGMPLPASASRRFATIGSGGFTVSVVQTERRGRSRRFLGSVHVDADVKGAEVEVHFLVDSGGVLRVEVFRRGGGIITSEVLDITGGAAADARCREDLPALERRLARLSLALSPEQQGRISVLLGKVRILKNERAISEDALLILRHMVEDLEKVVHE
- the mtaB gene encoding tRNA (N(6)-L-threonylcarbamoyladenosine(37)-C(2))-methylthiotransferase MtaB, with product MMPCLSERPRILVRSLGCRTNQYEGEALAAAFLARGARLVEEAPLDAAIVVSCTVTAEADRKVKQLLRRLRRENPEACLVLCGCLAQRLGDAAGAKALGADLLVGNRRKHLVPDLVEEELARRRRGKHVVAAAWPRIFVDDLRSDESWDSLFLPAPTAHTRAFVKIQDGCDHFCSYCIVPFVRGKPVSRPEADIVSEVSSVAEAGCREVVLTGVHLGRYGASGDVADLFALGGLVRRLARITGISRIRFGSLEPFSASEELLRMLADIPAFCPHLHIPLQSGDAEVLWRMARGYSPENFARIVERIRRILGEDVHISTDVLVGFPGEDEGAFRRTLSFLEEMRFGRLHVFPFSPREGTAAARFPGRVPPTVLRERCEETLALGKELLRRTMAKWVGRNVRILVEDDDGLRASGLTEHFLAASCPSGVLPGSEIAIRADLLHNDVLECGFPSRRGE